A single region of the Nicotiana sylvestris chromosome 6, ASM39365v2, whole genome shotgun sequence genome encodes:
- the LOC104237012 gene encoding vesicle-associated membrane protein 714 isoform X2, translating to MAILYAVVARGTTVLAEFSAVTGNTGAVARRILEKLPGETESRLCFSQDRYIFHILRSDGLSFLCMANDTFGRRIPFSYLEDIQMRFMKNYGKVVSYAPAYAMNDEFSRVLHQQMEFFSSNPSADTLNRVRGEVGEIRTIMVDNIEKILERGDRIELLVDKTATMQDSAFHFRKQSKRLRRALWMKNAKLLKCLIYYCEWMCIVGQTAYVSLVANNT from the exons ATGGCGATACTGTATGCGGTTGTGGCGAGAGGCACAACGGTGCTGGCGGAGTTCAGTGCGGTGACAGGGAACACAGGGGCGGTGGCGCGAAGAATATTGGAGAAGCTTCCAGGTGAAACGGAATCGAGGCTTTGTTTCTCTCAAGATCGATACATCTTCCACATACTCCGATCTGACGGACTCAGCTTCCTTTGTATGGCCAACGACACCTTCGGAA GGAGGATTCCTTTCTCATACCTGGAGGATATTCAGATGAGGTTCATGAAGAACTACGGCAAGGTGGTTTCTTATGCTCCTGCCTATGCCATGAATGATGAATTCTCAAGGGTCTTACATCAGCAAATGGAGTTCTTTTCAAGTAATCCAAGTGCAGATACACTAAATCGTGTCAGAGGAGAAGTTGGTGAG ATACGCACCATCATGGTTGATAATATTGAGAAAATACTTGAAAGAGGGGATCGGATTGAGCTCCTTGTTGACAAAACAGCAACGATGCAAGACAGTGCATTTCATTTCAGGAAACAGTCAAAGCGCCTTAGGAGAGCTCTTTGGATGAAAAACGCAAAGCTCCT GAAATGCTTAATTTACTATTGCGAGTGGATGTGCATAGTTGGGCAAACAGCATATGTATCACTGGTAGCAAACAACACCTAA
- the LOC104237012 gene encoding vesicle-associated membrane protein 714 isoform X1 — protein MAILYAVVARGTTVLAEFSAVTGNTGAVARRILEKLPGETESRLCFSQDRYIFHILRSDGLSFLCMANDTFGRRIPFSYLEDIQMRFMKNYGKVVSYAPAYAMNDEFSRVLHQQMEFFSSNPSADTLNRVRGEVGEIRTIMVDNIEKILERGDRIELLVDKTATMQDSAFHFRKQSKRLRRALWMKNAKLLALLTCLIVLFLYLIIAACCGGITLPSCRS, from the exons ATGGCGATACTGTATGCGGTTGTGGCGAGAGGCACAACGGTGCTGGCGGAGTTCAGTGCGGTGACAGGGAACACAGGGGCGGTGGCGCGAAGAATATTGGAGAAGCTTCCAGGTGAAACGGAATCGAGGCTTTGTTTCTCTCAAGATCGATACATCTTCCACATACTCCGATCTGACGGACTCAGCTTCCTTTGTATGGCCAACGACACCTTCGGAA GGAGGATTCCTTTCTCATACCTGGAGGATATTCAGATGAGGTTCATGAAGAACTACGGCAAGGTGGTTTCTTATGCTCCTGCCTATGCCATGAATGATGAATTCTCAAGGGTCTTACATCAGCAAATGGAGTTCTTTTCAAGTAATCCAAGTGCAGATACACTAAATCGTGTCAGAGGAGAAGTTGGTGAG ATACGCACCATCATGGTTGATAATATTGAGAAAATACTTGAAAGAGGGGATCGGATTGAGCTCCTTGTTGACAAAACAGCAACGATGCAAGACAGTGCATTTCATTTCAGGAAACAGTCAAAGCGCCTTAGGAGAGCTCTTTGGATGAAAAACGCAAAGCTCCT GGCTTTGTTAACATGCCTGATTGTGCTGTTCCTTTACTTGATAATTGCTGCTTGTTGTGGAGGCATCACTCTACCTTCCTGCAGATCATGA
- the LOC104237013 gene encoding neoxanthin synthase, chloroplastic, which translates to METLLKPFPSPLLFTPTPHRSIFQLNSTFLNPTTQNFSRKVHRRNKSSSNKFCSFLDLAPTSKPESLDVDISWVDPNSGRALFDVIIIGAGPAGLRLAEQVSRYGIKVCCVDPSPLSMWPNNYGVWVDEFEKLGLEDCLDHKWPMTCVHINDNKTKYLGRPYGRVSRKKLKLKLLNSCVDNGGKFYKAKVWKVEHEEFESSVVCDDGRKIRGSLIVDASGFASPFIEYDKPRNHGYQIAHGILAQVDNHPFDLDKMVLMDWRDSHLGNEPYLRVNNTKEPTFLYVMPFDRNLVFLEETSLVSRPVLSYREVKNRMVARLRHLGIKVTSVIEDEKCVIPMGGPLPRIPQNVMAIGGNSGIVHPSTGYMVARSMALAPVLAEAIAESLGTTRMIRGSPLYHKVWNGLWPLERRSVRECYSFGMETLLKLDLKGTRRLFDAFFDLDPKYWQGFLSSRLSVKELAMLSLYLFGHASNLARLDIVTKCPVPLVKMIGNLAVETI; encoded by the coding sequence ATGGAAACTCTTCTCAAACCTTTTCCATCTCCTTTACTTTTCACTCCTACACCTCACAGGTCTATTTTTCAACTGAATTCTACTTTTCTGAATCCAACCACCCAGAACTTTTCAAGAAAAGTTCATCGCAGAAACAAAAGTAGTAGTAACAAATTTTGTAGCTTTCTTGACTTAGCACCCACATCAAAACCAGAGTCTTTAGATGTTGACATCTCATGGGTTGATCCTAATTCGGGCCGGGCTCTATTCGACGTGATCATCATCGGAGCTGGTCCTGCGGGCCTCCGGCTAGCTGAGCAAGTATCAAGATATGGTATTAAGGTATGTTGTGTTGACCCTTCACCACTTTCCATGTGGCCAAATAATTATGGTGTTTGGGTTGATGAGTTTGAGAAGTTAGGATTGGAAGATTGTTTAGATCATAAGTGGCCTATGACTTGTGTTCATATAAATGATAACAAGACTAAGTATTTGGGAAGACCATATGGTAGAGTCAGTAGAAAAAAGTTGAAGTTGAAATTGTTGAATAGTTGTGTTGATAATGGAGGGAAGTTTTATAAAGCCAAGGTTTGGAAAGTGGAGCATGAAGAATTTGAGTCTTCAGTTGTTTGTGATGATGGTAGGAAGATAAGGGGTAGTTTGATTGTAGATGCAAGTGGTTTTGCTAGTCCTTTTATAGAATATGACAAGCCAAGAAACCATGGTTATCAAATAGCTCATGGGATTTTAGCACAAGTGGATAATCATCCATTTGATTTGGATAAAATGGTGCTTATGGATTGGAGGGATTCTCATCTGGGAAATGAGCCATATTTGAGGGTGAACAATACTAAAGAACCAACATTCTTGTATGTGATGCCATTTGATAGGAATTTGGTATTCTTGGAAGAGACTTCTTTGGTGAGTCGGCCTGTGCTATCGTATAGGGAAGTGAAAAATAGGATGGTGGCAAGGTTAAGGCATTTGGGGATCAAAGTGACAAGTGTTATTGAGGATGAGAAATGTGTGATCCCCATGGGAGGACCACTTCCGCGGATCCCTCAAAATGTTATGGCAATTGGTGGAAATTCAGGGATAGTTCATCCATCGACAGGGTACATGGTGGCTCGGAGCATGGCATTGGCACCAGTTTTGGCTGAGGCCATTGCTGAGAGCCTCGGCACAACCAGAATGATAAGAGGATCTCCACTTTACCATAAAGTTTGGAATGGTTTGTGGCCTCTAGAGAGAAGAAGTGTGAGAGAATGTTACTCTTTTGGGATGGAGACTTTGTTGAAGCTTGATTTGAAAGGGACTAGGAGATTGTTTGATGCTTTCTTTGATCTTGATCCCAAATACTGGCAAGGGTTCCTTTCCTCAAGGTTGTCTGTCAAAGAACTTGCTATGCTTAGCTTGTACCTTTTTGGGCATGCCTCAAATTTGGCTAGGTTGGATATTGTTACAAAATGCCCGGTGCCCTTGGTTAAAATGATTGGAAATCTAGCAGTAGAGACCATTTGA